A genome region from Streptomyces pratensis includes the following:
- the glsA gene encoding glutaminase A, with product MSASDAVTDALRDLHGRFLGLREGRRADYIPELARSDPDDFGLALVSMDGHTYRAGAADTPFTLQSVSKPFVYALALASLGLEEVSRWVGAEPSGEAFNAISLEPGTGRPANAMVNAGAIVTTALVPDSRADPAFQRILTCLSRFAGRKLDVDEDVYGSEAVTGDRNRALAYLIRSTGNLPVDPVAAVDTYFRQCAVRATAVDLAAMAATLAHGGVNPVTGETVVSSEVAAQVLAVMATCGMYDASGDWLLRVGLPAKSGVSGGLIAAGPARFGLAAYSPLLDAAGTSVRGHAALGAVSERLGLHLMKNPALPGSTVTLVTTADVLPSAPSGRRERALHERVGVVAAQGALDFTAAERVLHALDESGPERADPVVLDLREVTGADSLALALLHAGLSRLAREGRRAAVVDPGDRLGPPDLVREGTGQDLPRFGSREEAAEHCAQAVAGPV from the coding sequence GTGAGTGCCTCCGATGCCGTCACGGACGCGCTGCGCGATCTCCATGGACGCTTCCTCGGTCTGCGTGAAGGCCGACGCGCCGATTACATCCCGGAGTTGGCCAGGTCCGATCCCGACGACTTCGGTCTCGCCCTCGTCAGCATGGACGGCCACACCTACAGGGCCGGCGCGGCGGACACTCCGTTCACCCTTCAGTCGGTGTCCAAACCCTTCGTCTACGCCCTCGCGCTGGCCTCCCTGGGCCTCGAAGAGGTGAGCCGCTGGGTGGGTGCCGAACCGAGCGGCGAGGCATTCAACGCCATCAGCCTGGAACCCGGCACCGGCCGGCCCGCCAACGCGATGGTCAACGCCGGTGCCATCGTCACCACCGCCCTGGTCCCCGACAGCCGCGCGGATCCCGCGTTCCAGCGCATCCTGACCTGCCTGAGCCGGTTCGCCGGGCGGAAGCTGGATGTCGACGAGGACGTGTACGGCTCCGAGGCCGTGACCGGGGACCGCAACCGGGCGCTCGCCTATCTGATCCGCAGCACGGGGAACCTGCCCGTCGACCCCGTGGCCGCGGTGGACACCTACTTCCGGCAGTGCGCGGTGCGCGCCACCGCCGTCGATCTCGCGGCGATGGCCGCCACCCTCGCGCACGGCGGGGTCAACCCGGTCACCGGGGAGACCGTCGTCTCCTCCGAGGTCGCGGCGCAGGTCCTCGCGGTCATGGCGACCTGCGGGATGTACGACGCCTCGGGCGACTGGCTGCTGAGGGTCGGGCTGCCCGCCAAGAGCGGCGTTTCGGGCGGCCTGATCGCCGCAGGCCCGGCGCGCTTCGGCCTGGCGGCGTACAGCCCGCTGCTGGACGCGGCGGGCACCTCGGTCCGCGGCCATGCGGCGCTCGGCGCAGTCTCGGAACGTCTCGGGCTCCACCTCATGAAGAATCCGGCGCTGCCCGGTTCCACCGTCACACTGGTCACCACAGCCGATGTGCTGCCCTCGGCACCGTCCGGGCGTCGGGAACGCGCGCTGCACGAACGGGTGGGCGTCGTCGCCGCCCAGGGGGCCCTGGACTTCACCGCCGCCGAGCGGGTACTCCACGCCCTGGACGAGTCGGGCCCGGAGCGTGCCGATCCGGTGGTCCTCGACCTGCGTGAGGTGACCGGGGCCGACTCGCTCGCCCTCGCGCTGCTGCACGCCGGCCTGTCCCGGCTCGCCCGGGAAGGGCGGCGTGCGGCCGTGGTCGATCCGGGGGACCGGCTGGGTCCCCCGGACCTGGTCCGTGAGGGGACCGGCCAGGACCTGCCGCGCTTCGGCTCC
- a CDS encoding DUF1269 domain-containing protein, translating into MSTLTVWKFRTAEGAESVETSLKSLQKEGLVKILDAAVVTWPAERSKPKTKQLINLVGAGALSGTFWGMLFGLIFLMPLLGAAIGAAAGALGGKLADVGIDDDFIAEVKEKVTPGTSALFLLTLDEVPSRISESLPGGGAELLHSNLDTEREAKLREIFGDEAE; encoded by the coding sequence ATGTCCACGCTCACGGTGTGGAAGTTCCGGACGGCCGAGGGCGCGGAGAGCGTGGAGACGTCCCTGAAGTCCCTCCAGAAGGAGGGGCTGGTCAAGATTCTCGACGCGGCCGTCGTGACCTGGCCGGCCGAGCGTTCCAAGCCGAAGACCAAGCAGCTGATCAACCTCGTCGGCGCGGGGGCGCTGAGCGGCACCTTCTGGGGAATGCTCTTCGGGCTGATCTTCCTGATGCCGCTGCTGGGTGCCGCCATCGGCGCCGCGGCCGGTGCGCTGGGCGGAAAGCTCGCCGACGTCGGCATCGACGACGACTTCATCGCCGAGGTCAAGGAGAAGGTGACGCCGGGAACATCGGCGCTCTTCCTGCTCACCCTCGACGAGGTGCCCAGCCGCATCAGTGAGTCGTTGCCGGGCGGCGGCGCCGAGCTGCTGCACAGCAACCTCGACACCGAGCGTGAGGCCAAGCTCCGCGAGATCTTCGGCGACGAGGCGGAGTGA